The following coding sequences are from one Pseudonocardia sp. HH130630-07 window:
- a CDS encoding response regulator, whose protein sequence is MSAQGTRVLVVDDDPQILRALRINLTAHGYTVVVAADGSAALRAAADHPPDVVVLDLGLPDLDGAEVIEGLRGWSGVPVIVLSARTDSADKVRALDAGADDYVTKPFGMAELLARLRAAVRRAASTAVDGEAVVTTPDFTVDLAAKTVARTDGEQVHLTPTEWGILELLVRHRGRLVEQKRVLREVWGPQYRTESHYLRVYLAQLRRKLEPVPSRPRYLITEAGMGYRFEG, encoded by the coding sequence GTGAGCGCGCAGGGCACCCGGGTGCTCGTCGTCGACGACGACCCGCAGATCCTGCGGGCGTTGCGGATCAACCTGACCGCGCACGGCTACACCGTGGTGGTCGCCGCCGACGGCTCCGCGGCGCTGCGGGCGGCCGCGGACCATCCGCCGGACGTCGTCGTCCTCGATCTGGGTCTGCCCGACCTCGACGGGGCCGAGGTCATCGAGGGTCTGCGTGGCTGGTCGGGTGTGCCGGTGATCGTGCTGTCCGCGCGCACCGACTCGGCCGACAAGGTCCGGGCGCTCGACGCGGGTGCCGACGACTACGTGACCAAGCCGTTCGGGATGGCGGAGCTGCTGGCCCGGCTGCGGGCGGCGGTGCGCAGGGCGGCGTCGACCGCCGTCGACGGGGAGGCGGTCGTCACGACCCCGGACTTCACGGTCGATCTCGCCGCGAAGACGGTGGCCCGGACCGACGGCGAGCAGGTGCACCTGACCCCGACCGAGTGGGGGATCCTGGAGCTGCTGGTACGGCACCGGGGCCGGCTCGTCGAGCAGAAGCGGGTGCTGCGCGAGGTGTGGGGCCCGCAGTACCGCACGGAGTCGCACTACCTGCGCGTCTATCTCGCGCAGCTGCGGCGCAAGCTGGAGCCGGTGCCGTCGCGGCCGCGCTACCTGATCACCGAGGCCGGGATGGGCTACCGGTTCGAGGGCTGA